The Patagioenas fasciata isolate bPatFas1 chromosome 3, bPatFas1.hap1, whole genome shotgun sequence genome contains a region encoding:
- the TAF1A gene encoding TATA box-binding protein-associated factor RNA polymerase I subunit A, with the protein MDSLLQEEAVKNRAGQAGSDVLPPLRLPCLPPSFCRPASSHEHKLNFQKSKEACLNYIHDAMLQKQWKRAAEFLTFYIEALEKDFSREYMGPSEIIWRIGSEILWHHSHNGVKEFSSFIEQMKTLAIKRYLKVCLEHVFHLLCNGLIDEAYQTLSLAESWRHGEQTSVQDKEMKLIEAYRGLLDYCSWAKQKHILLEHGQDGFEDLSVEQEMHSCFRKAAVNLKEVIKIPGVWDPFVKCYVDLLEFYGDHDEARQVLNEYAYNSKFPANPNAHVYLYQFLKRQGESKKLLVSALKILHDSVPSHELMIEFNTMLQKSKKRKKRRLGLKVIFAALDYAGWKENVKAWSCLAKQVKQIAISEKHLDWIKQEWNSRRDWWPAFHFSRYLAKRNWQENESLSYEKALVAGILLGKDCKYFKYVSHQGCKTQVKRFRMLKKFVNKHSPVYLRISGLSDSSVPP; encoded by the exons ATGGACAGCCTCCTGCAGGAGGAGGCGGTGAAGAACCGCGCCGGGCAGGCGGGGAGCGACGTGCTGCCGCCCCTgcgcctgccctgcctgccgccCAGCTTCTGCCGACCGG CATCTTCCCATGAACACAAATTAAACTTCCAGAAGAGCAAGGAAGCATGTTTAAATTACATTCATGATGCCATGCTACAAAAGCAGTGGAAAAGGGCTGCAGAATTTCTGACCTTCTATATTGAGGCACTAGAAAAAGACTTTTCTAGAGAATACATGGGTCCATCAGAG ATTATTTGGAGAATAGGATCTGAAATCCTGTGGCACCATTCCCACAATGGTGTGAAGGAGTTCAGCTCTTTCATAGAACAGATGAAAACTTTAGCAATAAAAAGGTATTTGAAG GTTTGTTTAGAGCACGTCTTTCACCTCCTTTGTAATGGACTAATAGATGAAGCTTACCAAACCCTGTCCCTGGCAGAAAGCTGGAGGCACGGGGAACAAACAAGTGTGCAGGATAAAGAAATGAAACTGATTGAGGCTTACAGGGGACTGCTGGACTACTGTAGCTGGGCCAAGCAGAAGCACATCCTGCTGGAGCACG GTCAGGATGGATTTGAAGACCTGTCTGTTGAACAGGAAATGCACAGTTGCTTTCGGAAGGCAGCAGTGAACTTAAAGGAGGTTATTAAAATACCTGGAGTCTGGGATCCCTTTGTGAAATGCTATGTGGAT TTGTTGGAGTTCTATGGGGACCATGATGAAGCCCGCCAAGTATTAAATGAATATGCCTACAACTCCAAGTTCCCTGCTAATCCCAACGCTCATGTTTACCTCTACCAGTTCCTGAAGAGACAGGGTGAATCGAAGAAATTACTCGTATCTGCACTCAAG atcttACATGATAGTGTTCCTTCTCATGAACTAATGATAGAATTTAATACCATGCTTCAAAAATCAA agaaaagaaaaaaacgtcGACTGGGGCTAAAAGTTATTTTCGCAGCCTTGGATTATGCTGGCTGGAAGGAAAATGTAAAAGCATGGAGCTGTTTGGCAAaacaggtgaaacaaattgcaat CTCTGAGAAGCATCTTGACTGGATCAAGCAAGAGTGGAACTCCAGAAGGGACTGGTGGCCAGCCTTCCATTTTAGCCGTTACTTGGCAAAAAGGAATTGGCAGGAAAATGAAAGCCTTTCATATGAAAAAGCTCTGGTGGCTGGAATCTTACTGGGAAAGG attgcAAGTACTTTAAATACGTATCACACCAAGGCTGCAAAACTCAGGTGAAAAGGTTTCGGATGCTGAAGAAATTTGTGAATAAGCACAGTCCCGTCTACCTGAGAATATCTGGTCTTTCAGATTCCTCTGTACCACCTTGA